The proteins below are encoded in one region of Bacillota bacterium LX-D:
- a CDS encoding PLP-dependent aspartate aminotransferase family protein: MKNRNIMTQLAQIGNRLDSTGAISFPVYYSAAFAHPELGKSTGFDYSRSGNPTRAVLEDCIAQLEKGCRGFAFSSGMAAITTVLSLFKHGDHLIMTEDPYGGTYRLLNKIFREFGISVSYVDTSQTELIKNSITPDTKAIFCETPTNPLMKVADIRSICNLAKLHNIITIFDNTFLTPYYQRPLELGADIVLHSATKYIGGHNDVVAGLVAVKEEKLAERVGFLQNALGTILGPQDSWLLVRGLKTLGLRLDRQQQNALQIAHWLEKHPLVEKVYYPGLPNHPGHTTHRSQASGFGAIVSFTVKDKSYVPTILKNVKIISFAESLGGVESLITYPFVQTHADIPENIREQLGVDKRLLRISVGIENVLDLIDDLSQAFECE, translated from the coding sequence ATGAAAAACAGAAACATCATGACCCAACTCGCTCAAATCGGCAATAGGCTTGATTCCACGGGGGCCATCAGTTTTCCGGTTTACTATTCGGCTGCTTTTGCCCACCCTGAACTTGGCAAAAGCACCGGATTCGATTATTCCAGATCGGGAAATCCCACCCGGGCGGTCTTAGAAGACTGTATTGCCCAGCTGGAAAAAGGATGCAGGGGGTTTGCCTTTTCTTCCGGAATGGCAGCCATCACAACGGTTTTATCCCTTTTTAAACACGGCGACCATCTCATCATGACGGAAGATCCATACGGAGGGACTTATCGTCTCTTGAATAAAATTTTCAGAGAATTCGGCATCTCCGTCTCCTATGTGGACACCAGCCAGACAGAACTTATTAAAAATTCCATCACTCCTGACACCAAGGCTATTTTTTGTGAAACACCGACCAATCCCTTAATGAAAGTGGCCGACATTCGAAGCATTTGCAACCTGGCGAAACTTCACAATATTATTACCATCTTTGATAACACCTTTCTGACACCCTATTACCAAAGGCCATTGGAACTCGGTGCCGATATAGTGCTCCACAGCGCAACCAAATATATTGGAGGACACAATGATGTCGTGGCCGGGCTTGTCGCCGTAAAAGAGGAAAAATTAGCAGAGCGGGTAGGCTTTCTACAAAACGCCCTGGGCACCATCCTGGGGCCCCAGGATTCCTGGCTGCTGGTCAGGGGACTTAAAACACTGGGCCTTCGTTTGGATCGCCAGCAGCAGAATGCTCTGCAAATAGCCCATTGGCTGGAGAAACATCCGCTGGTTGAAAAGGTATATTACCCCGGATTGCCAAATCATCCCGGACATACCACCCATCGTAGTCAGGCTTCCGGATTTGGGGCGATCGTTTCTTTTACCGTAAAAGACAAATCTTATGTTCCAACCATCCTGAAAAACGTTAAGATTATTTCCTTTGCCGAAAGTCTCGGAGGTGTTGAGAGTTTAATTACTTATCCGTTTGTCCAGACCCATGCCGACATCCCTGAAAACATCAGGGAACAGTTAGGGGTTGATAAGCGTCTCCTGCGAATCTCCGTCGGCATCGAAAATGTTCTGGACTTGATTGACGACCTTAGCCAGGCTTTTGAATGTGAGTAA
- a CDS encoding ABC transporter permease subunit — MKTINKKIINAVNIFFLLLVLSELIPAKAMPAESNYLLGLAVIIEIIYIANLIRNKNKEKVQACGDVAALILAFLWLWELGTAKLGILDKFLYPAPGVVLKLFIQEFPFLLKGLLNSIQLLAGGYLLALLVAVPLALVIGWRRRLYQAAKPLTKVLGPIPPIVYIPYAIAILPTFKASSIFVIFIGAFWPVFINTLNGVFNIEKRIIDAARVLNVGEREMLFKVILPGALPSMLSGATIGLVFSFILLTSAEMIGATSGIGWYVKYFSDFADYPRVVVGILFMGLVVTVITYFFDQAERFLLRWRR; from the coding sequence ATGAAAACAATCAATAAAAAAATAATCAATGCGGTCAATATATTTTTTCTGCTGTTGGTTTTGAGTGAACTGATCCCTGCCAAAGCAATGCCTGCCGAGAGCAACTATTTGCTTGGTCTGGCTGTCATCATTGAAATCATTTATATCGCCAATCTCATCCGGAATAAAAACAAAGAAAAAGTTCAGGCCTGCGGAGATGTTGCCGCTCTGATCCTGGCTTTTCTCTGGCTGTGGGAATTGGGCACGGCCAAGTTGGGCATTCTCGATAAATTCCTCTATCCTGCTCCCGGAGTCGTCTTAAAGCTTTTCATCCAGGAGTTTCCCTTTTTACTCAAAGGACTGCTTAATTCCATACAATTGCTGGCGGGGGGGTATCTTCTGGCTCTCCTGGTTGCTGTTCCGCTGGCGCTGGTCATTGGCTGGAGAAGAAGGTTATACCAGGCTGCCAAGCCCCTGACCAAAGTTCTGGGTCCCATTCCTCCCATTGTGTATATACCCTATGCCATCGCCATATTGCCGACATTCAAGGCTTCTTCTATTTTTGTGATTTTTATTGGAGCTTTTTGGCCGGTTTTTATCAATACCCTGAATGGGGTCTTTAATATTGAAAAGAGGATTATTGATGCAGCGAGGGTGTTAAACGTGGGGGAAAGGGAAATGCTGTTCAAGGTAATTTTGCCCGGCGCCCTGCCCTCCATGCTCAGCGGTGCGACCATCGGACTGGTGTTTTCCTTTATTTTGCTGACGTCAGCGGAAATGATCGGGGCGACATCGGGGATCGGCTGGTATGTCAAGTATTTTTCGGATTTTGCCGATTATCCCCGCGTGGTTGTCGGAATCCTTTTTATGGGACTAGTGGTCACAGTTATCACCTATTTCTTTGATCAAGCAGAAAGATTTCTTTTACGGTGGAGAAGATAA
- a CDS encoding ABC transporter substrate-binding protein yields the protein MKKSFTVLLTLLLVLTVLVSGCGANKTPAQNAEAPKELKKFNVGYLPSTGHILYFIAQEKGYFKEEGLDVELFQFTNSGEGLNAIVAGKLDAGSFGTAPPLTFISKGTDLTIFGGQMTEGHAIIAKPENAAQFKDLTNFKGKTVATVRLSTGDIVFRGGFTQAGIDWQKDITIQELESPAAVLEAVKKGSADAGIVWTPYRQLALQQGLAIVKYSGEVAPNHPCCRQVALTEKIQANPEDYEKFSAALIKAYRFYQTSHGESLDILAKYVNVDKDVLEAETYGGHISSNPDPNKKEGEDFWNFMKQIGYITSDENIDNHINTAIYKNALESVLKRYPNDETYKKLKADFKE from the coding sequence TTGAAAAAAAGTTTTACGGTGTTGCTGACATTGCTGCTTGTGCTAACGGTTCTTGTCAGCGGATGCGGAGCCAACAAGACTCCCGCCCAAAATGCTGAAGCTCCCAAAGAGCTCAAAAAATTCAATGTAGGCTATCTACCCTCTACCGGGCATATCCTCTATTTTATCGCCCAGGAAAAGGGCTATTTCAAGGAAGAGGGACTCGATGTGGAACTCTTCCAGTTTACCAATTCCGGCGAAGGGCTCAATGCCATTGTAGCGGGGAAACTGGATGCCGGTTCTTTCGGTACGGCACCGCCTTTAACTTTTATTTCCAAAGGGACCGACCTGACTATCTTCGGCGGGCAAATGACGGAAGGGCATGCCATCATCGCCAAGCCGGAAAATGCGGCTCAATTTAAGGATCTGACAAATTTCAAAGGAAAAACTGTAGCAACGGTAAGGCTTTCCACGGGCGACATTGTTTTCCGGGGCGGTTTTACCCAGGCCGGAATCGATTGGCAAAAAGACATTACCATCCAGGAACTGGAATCGCCGGCTGCCGTGCTGGAAGCGGTAAAGAAAGGCAGCGCAGATGCGGGAATTGTCTGGACACCTTACAGGCAACTGGCCTTGCAGCAGGGCCTTGCTATCGTGAAGTATAGCGGAGAAGTGGCGCCCAACCATCCCTGCTGCCGCCAAGTGGCTCTGACGGAAAAAATTCAAGCCAATCCTGAGGACTATGAAAAGTTTTCAGCCGCTTTGATCAAGGCTTACAGGTTCTACCAGACCAGCCATGGGGAGTCTCTGGATATCCTGGCTAAATACGTCAATGTTGACAAAGACGTTCTCGAAGCAGAAACTTACGGCGGGCATATCAGCAGCAATCCCGACCCCAACAAAAAAGAGGGAGAAGACTTCTGGAATTTCATGAAGCAAATCGGCTACATTACCTCCGATGAAAACATCGATAACCATATTAATACGGCTATTTACAAAAATGCTCTGGAATCTGTGCTCAAGCGTTATCCCAATGATGAGACCTATAAGAAACTGAAAGCGGACTTCAAGGAATAA
- a CDS encoding ABC transporter ATP-binding protein codes for MTKIKLKNVTFRYKDQNGEYTALRDINLAVEEGEFLSVIGPSGCGKSTLISLFAGLYFPAEGSIILDGRKINGTGSERGVVFQHYSLFPWMTAKKNLIFGLKQVKKDSSRREIERIADNYLELVGLGSFKNQYPFQLSGGMQQRVAIARALAMEPNILLMDEPFGAVDAKNRMALQELLLRLWESGEKKKTVVFVTHDIDEAILLADRIIIMSSDPGKIKKEIVVPFTRPRDRSQLFRSPAYSDLRNRLVNLFYDDLLEKMEEEIVF; via the coding sequence TTGACAAAAATCAAACTGAAAAATGTAACTTTTCGGTACAAAGATCAAAATGGAGAATATACAGCCCTCAGGGATATCAACCTTGCTGTAGAGGAAGGTGAGTTTTTGAGTGTTATCGGCCCCAGCGGCTGCGGAAAAAGTACGCTGATCAGCCTTTTTGCCGGTCTGTATTTTCCGGCCGAAGGAAGCATTATTTTAGACGGCCGGAAAATAAACGGAACCGGAAGCGAGCGGGGGGTGGTCTTCCAGCACTACTCGCTCTTCCCGTGGATGACCGCCAAAAAAAACTTGATTTTTGGCCTCAAACAGGTGAAGAAAGACAGCAGCCGCAGGGAAATTGAGCGTATCGCCGACAACTATCTGGAACTGGTGGGGCTGGGAAGCTTTAAAAACCAATATCCCTTCCAGCTTTCCGGGGGCATGCAGCAGCGGGTAGCCATTGCCAGGGCCCTGGCCATGGAACCGAATATTTTGTTGATGGATGAACCATTTGGCGCTGTGGATGCCAAAAACCGCATGGCTCTGCAGGAATTATTGTTAAGGCTGTGGGAAAGCGGGGAAAAAAAGAAAACAGTGGTTTTTGTCACGCATGATATCGATGAAGCCATTCTGCTGGCCGACAGGATTATTATCATGTCCTCAGATCCCGGCAAGATCAAAAAAGAGATTGTGGTGCCCTTTACACGTCCCCGGGACAGAAGCCAATTGTTCAGATCTCCGGCTTATTCGGATTTGAGAAATAGATTGGTAAATTTGTTTTATGATGACTTGCTGGAGAAAATGGAAGAGGAAATCGTCTTTTGA